Proteins encoded in a region of the Delphinus delphis chromosome 13, mDelDel1.2, whole genome shotgun sequence genome:
- the ZSCAN30 gene encoding zinc finger and SCAN domain-containing protein 30, with amino-acid sequence MAGKSAALVYHAPKEQEGLIIVKVEEENYVWGQDFGLQGNAYSQEAFRQRFRQFGYSDSAGPREALNRLRELCCQWLRPEVHSKEQILELLVLEQFLSILPEELQTWLRENQPGSGEEAVVMLEELEKELDEPRQQDTAHGQGMIWKEMTSVEALKSLSIQLEPLENQGKNEIQEPQGYCERDGKLVADKLLTAKQEMIECVASAAMISSRRLPGETPSGQVVEEALGGLDNFEKPKGSASGDKMCQLPSQERHFSLTSFNKEISTEESVLECNEGEGSLSLNSNVITQPRIHAGGKLYECFDCGKAFCQSSKLIRHQRTHTGERPYACKECGKAFSLSSDLVRHQRIHSGEKPYECCECRKAFRGSSELIRHRRIHTGEKPYECGECGRAFSRSSALIQHKKIHTGDKGYECIECGKAFGRSSILTEHQRIHTGEKPYECNECGKSFNQSSALTQHQRIHTGEKPYECSECKKTFRHRSGLMQHQRTHTRV; translated from the exons ATGGCAGGAAAGTCGGCAGCCTTGGTCTACCATGCTCCAAAAGAGCAGGAAGGACTCATAATTGTGAAGGTCGAAGAAGAAAATTATGTTTGGGGGCAGGACTTTGGCCTTCAGGGCAATGCCTATAGTCAGGAGGCCTTCCGCCAGCGGTTCAGGCAGTTCGGTTACTCTGACTCCGCGGGGCCCCGGGAGGCTCTGAACCGGCTCCGTGAGCTGTGCTGTCAGTGGCTGAGGCCAGAGGTGCATAGCAAGGAGCAGATCCTGGAGCTGCTGGTGCTGGAGCAGTTCCTGAGCATCCTGCCAGAGGAGCTGCAGACCTGGCTTCGAGAGAACCAACCAGGGAGTGGAGAGGAAGCCGTGGTGATGCTGGAGGAGCTGGAGAAAGAGCTTGACGAACCAAGGCAACAG GACACAGCTCATGGCCAAGGAATGATCTGGAAGGAAATGACATCTGTGGAAGCACTGAAGTCGCTGAGTATCCAGCTCGAGCCCTTGGAGAACCAGGGCAAGAATGAGATTCAGGAGCCCCAGGGTTACTGTGAGAGAG ATGGCAAGCTGGTGGCTGACAAATTGTTGACAGCAAAGCAAGAAATGATTGAATGTGTGGCATCAGCAGCCATGATATCCTCAAGACGACTCCCTGGGGAAACTCCTTCAGGACAGGTAGTTGAAGAAGCTTTGGGAGGTCTGGACAATTTTGAGAAGCCAAAAGGAAGTGCTTCAGGGGACAAAATGTGTCAGCTCCCTTCCCAGGAAAGACATTTTAGCCTGACAAGCTTCAACAAGGAAATCTCCACAGAAGAGAGTGTCCTGGAATGTAATGAAGGTGAAGGAAGTCTCAGTCTGAACTCAAATGTTATAACACAACCGAGAATTCACGCTGGGGGAAAGCTCTATGAGTGCTTCGACTGTGGGAAAGCCTTTTGCCAGAGCTCAAAGCTGATTAGACATCAGAGAACTCATACTGGAGAGAGACCTTATGCATGTAAAGAATGTGGCAAAGCCTTTAGTCTGAGCTCAGACCTTGTTagacatcagagaattcatagtGGTGAAAAACCCTACGAATGTTGTGAGTGTAGAAAAGCTTTCAGGGGCAGCTCAGAGCTCATCCGGCATCggagaattcacactggagagaaaccttatgaatgtgGTGAATGTGGGAGAGCTTTCAGCCGGAGCTCAGCCCTTATTCAGCATAAGAAAATTCACACTGGAGACAAAGGCTATGAATGTATTGAATGTGGTAAGGCTTTTGGTAGAAGCTCTATCCTTACTGAACATCaaagaattcacactggagagaaaccttatgaatgtaatgaatgtggaaaatCCTTCAATCAGAGCTCAGCCCTCACCCAGCACCagagaatccacactggagaAAAGCCTTATGAATGTAGTGAATGTAAGAAAACATTTAGGCATAGATCAGGCCTTATGCAGCATCAGAGAACTCACACCAGAGTTTAA